One genomic region from Lysobacterales bacterium encodes:
- a CDS encoding carbohydrate-binding protein, translating into MRFLRASFCAFGLLALCTSAALHAQTVKITPASAYGSTNLQPAANAIDSNPRTRWESAYGVTPSSLTLDLGRQQALSQIVIDWEAANASDYTVLGSNDNSVWTQMAVRNGGTFGTRTDTLPLSGSYRYVRINALQRSAGNSWGYSIWEASVFGPAPVSAPNCSNGCATALNASTLRATVSQGTTVDIHYRVNNGAQQNVRMNNSGGQWSFDITGLSATTPVAISHTIITNGVGRTTPWQTYTLAALGGSSSSSSSSSSSSSSSSTSSSSSSSSSSSSSSSSAPGFTLFREAESYASMSGVELENTTDTGGGRNVAWIDAGDWMAYSGITIPTTGRYLVEYRVASPTGGRLSLDLNAGSIALGQLTIPATGAWQTWTTVSHTVDINAGSYSLGVFAAQGGWNFNWFRISRVGPISSSSSSSSSSSSSSSSSSSAGAAVVPLYNASTVLEPAGRVQIGNRLITRIADRARDRHAKENQFQAYDHYLSFYWEHRTAGIEIIEEQFPDGTASIRMNVRTQWRLNDTEAENRWFYRGIGTVAEFCDNGTMVVVDTFNYWKQRTHNCRTGQRIRRGDKLEFEVSQFLDPSVPRGRAPYYGTTFLYIVGEGIVPWDILPGTFNTPMFGGGTKDSVKIPEEAWLGGRTTLPYMHSGEPDNHFLQMATNLNYDNGQPFVLGRRVHHSSFVSGLHDEHPENGVFSDTVGRAGPRYVNERCTDCHVRNGRAAPEAPGVPLSKWVFKVGDSQGNPHPNLGRVLQPRGAGGVAGEGSVAIGSWTEANGLRSPNYQFSNGAPARFSARIAPQLVGMGLLEAIPESTILAMEDPNDANGDGISGRANRVRDPVTGELRLGRLGWKAGTSSVRHQVASALNNDMGVTTSVLPNPDCGTSQTGCGPSGVELSDTHLNNLVKYIALLGVRPQRDINNPAVQRGEATFGRIGCADCHRPTLQTSPHHPLSELRDQTIHPYSDLLLHDMGPGLADTLGEGEASGSEWRTTPLWGLGLSACVTGGTTNGPQGTQVCTPVHSYLHDGRARTIDEAILWHGGEGEASKNAYRALNATEKQDLLRFLESL; encoded by the coding sequence ATGCGCTTCCTTCGAGCGAGCTTCTGCGCTTTCGGCCTGCTGGCGCTGTGCACCAGCGCTGCGCTGCACGCCCAGACAGTCAAGATCACACCGGCTTCGGCCTACGGCAGCACCAACCTGCAGCCGGCGGCCAACGCCATCGACAGCAACCCGCGGACCCGCTGGGAATCCGCCTACGGCGTCACCCCGAGCAGCCTCACGCTGGACCTCGGACGTCAGCAGGCGCTTTCGCAGATCGTCATCGACTGGGAGGCCGCAAACGCCTCCGACTACACCGTGCTGGGCTCGAACGACAACAGCGTCTGGACCCAGATGGCCGTACGCAATGGCGGCACCTTCGGCACCCGCACCGATACCCTGCCGCTCAGCGGCAGCTACCGCTACGTGCGCATCAACGCGCTGCAGCGCAGCGCCGGCAACAGCTGGGGCTACTCGATCTGGGAAGCCAGCGTCTTCGGCCCGGCGCCGGTCTCGGCCCCCAACTGCAGCAACGGCTGCGCGACGGCACTGAACGCAAGCACCCTGCGCGCCACCGTCAGCCAGGGCACCACAGTCGACATCCACTACCGCGTCAACAACGGTGCGCAGCAGAACGTGCGCATGAACAACAGCGGCGGGCAGTGGAGTTTCGACATCACCGGCTTGTCGGCGACCACGCCGGTCGCGATCAGCCACACCATCATCACCAACGGCGTCGGCCGCACCACGCCTTGGCAGACCTACACGCTTGCGGCGCTGGGTGGCAGTTCGTCGAGCAGCAGTTCGTCCAGCAGCTCCTCCAGCAGCTCCTCAACCAGTTCTTCAAGCAGCAGCTCGTCGAGCAGCAGTTCCAGCAGCAGCTCCGCGCCCGGCTTCACTCTGTTCCGCGAGGCCGAGTCCTACGCCAGCATGTCCGGGGTCGAGCTTGAGAACACCACGGATACGGGCGGCGGACGCAATGTCGCCTGGATCGATGCGGGCGACTGGATGGCTTATTCCGGCATCACGATTCCGACCACAGGGCGCTATCTGGTCGAGTACCGCGTCGCCAGCCCCACCGGCGGACGCCTCTCGCTCGACCTGAACGCAGGCAGCATCGCGCTGGGTCAGCTGACCATCCCGGCCACCGGCGCCTGGCAGACCTGGACCACGGTATCGCACACGGTCGACATCAACGCCGGCAGCTACAGCCTGGGCGTGTTCGCCGCGCAAGGCGGCTGGAATTTCAACTGGTTCCGCATCTCACGCGTCGGCCCGATCAGCTCCAGCAGCTCATCGTCGAGTTCGTCCAGCAGCTCAAGCAGTTCGAGCAGCTCAGCCGGCGCGGCGGTCGTGCCGCTGTACAACGCATCGACCGTGCTGGAGCCCGCGGGCCGTGTCCAGATTGGCAACCGCCTGATCACCCGCATTGCCGACCGCGCGCGCGATCGGCACGCGAAAGAAAACCAGTTCCAGGCCTACGACCACTACCTGAGCTTCTACTGGGAGCACCGCACGGCGGGGATCGAGATCATCGAGGAGCAGTTCCCGGACGGCACGGCCTCGATCCGCATGAATGTGCGCACGCAGTGGCGCTTGAACGACACCGAGGCCGAGAACCGCTGGTTCTACCGCGGCATCGGCACCGTCGCCGAGTTCTGCGACAACGGCACCATGGTGGTGGTTGATACCTTCAACTACTGGAAGCAGCGCACGCACAACTGCCGCACCGGCCAGCGCATCCGCCGAGGCGACAAGTTGGAGTTCGAGGTGAGCCAGTTCCTCGACCCGAGCGTGCCTCGCGGCCGTGCGCCCTACTACGGCACCACCTTCCTCTACATCGTCGGCGAAGGCATCGTGCCCTGGGACATTCTGCCCGGCACCTTCAACACGCCGATGTTCGGCGGCGGCACCAAGGACTCGGTGAAGATCCCCGAGGAAGCCTGGCTGGGTGGCCGCACCACCCTGCCCTACATGCACTCGGGCGAGCCGGACAATCACTTCCTTCAGATGGCTACGAACCTGAACTACGACAACGGCCAGCCCTTTGTGCTGGGCCGTCGCGTGCACCACAGTTCGTTCGTCAGCGGCCTGCACGACGAACACCCCGAGAACGGCGTGTTCAGTGACACCGTCGGCCGCGCTGGCCCGCGCTACGTCAACGAGCGCTGCACCGACTGCCACGTGCGCAACGGTCGTGCCGCGCCAGAAGCGCCGGGCGTGCCGCTGAGCAAGTGGGTGTTCAAGGTGGGCGACAGCCAGGGCAACCCGCATCCGAACCTTGGCCGCGTGCTGCAGCCGCGCGGCGCTGGTGGCGTCGCTGGCGAAGGCAGCGTCGCGATCGGCAGCTGGACCGAAGCGAACGGCCTGCGCTCGCCCAACTACCAGTTCAGCAACGGCGCGCCGGCGCGCTTCTCGGCGCGCATCGCCCCGCAGCTGGTCGGTATGGGTCTGCTCGAAGCGATTCCCGAATCCACCATCCTGGCGATGGAAGACCCGAACGATGCGAACGGTGATGGCATCTCCGGCCGCGCGAACCGCGTGCGCGATCCGGTGACCGGCGAGCTGCGTCTCGGCCGCTTGGGCTGGAAGGCCGGCACCAGCAGCGTGCGTCACCAGGTCGCCAGCGCCCTGAACAACGACATGGGCGTGACCACCTCGGTGCTGCCGAACCCGGACTGCGGCACGTCGCAGACCGGCTGCGGCCCGAGCGGCGTCGAACTGTCCGACACCCACCTCAACAACCTGGTGAAGTACATCGCCCTGCTGGGCGTGCGCCCGCAGCGCGACATCAACAACCCGGCCGTGCAGCGCGGTGAAGCGACCTTCGGCCGGATCGGCTGCGCCGACTGCCATCGACCGACGCTGCAGACCAGCCCCCACCATCCGCTGTCCGAACTTCGCGACCAGACGATTCACCCGTACAGCGATCTGCTGCTGCACGACATGGGACCTGGTCTCGCGGACACCCTGGGCGAAGGCGAAGCCTCGGGTTCGGAATGGCGGACCACGCCGCTGTGGGGCCTGGGCCTGTCGGCCTGCGTCACCGGCGGCACTACCAATGGCCCGCAGGGCACCCAGGTCTGCACGCCGGTGCACAGCTACCTGCACGACGGCCGCGCCCGCACCATCGATGAAGCGATCCTGTGGCACGGCGGCGAAGGCGAAGCCTCAAAGAACGCTTATCGCGCACTCAACGCCACCGAAAAGCAGGACCTCCTGCGCTTCCTCGAAAGCCTCTGA
- a CDS encoding carbohydrate-binding protein, which produces MKTPALKRLLIVFVGGLFAAATAQADVPAISTQGNKVLFGGQPGSIAGPSLFWSNNNWGGERYYTAGAVATVKRDWNAKLIRAAMGVEDGGGYLQNPTENVARVRRVVEEAIANDMYVIIDWHSHNAEQHTQAAVQFFRQMAQEYGRYNHVIYEIYNEPLQVNWSTTIKPYAETVINAIRAVDPDNLIIVGTPRWSQDVDAAANDPIRNQRNIAYTLHFYAGTHRGELRSKAQYALDRGIPLFVTEWGTVNANGDGGVDAGETQAWMNFLRTNQISHANWALNDKNEGASALRPGANPNGGWTAADYTTSGNLVRGIVRDWPAIGGTPGPNPTPCTTRAVPGTIQAEDFCNMSGIQTEPTTDAGGGRNVGWTDAGDWMTYRVNVPAAGRYRVTYRVASQASTGRLRLERAGGSPVFGDVTVPNTGGWQRWVDVSHEVSLSAGEQDLAISAQGGGWNLNWFRIESTTPTPPPPTNTVIATIQAEDFSYMSGVQTGGTGDEGGGRVVGYIDAGDWMSYYNTPVTIPVSGTYEISYRVSSGANGGSFKLEEAGGSPVYGSISFPATGSWETFTTISHRVQLPAGTRRLAIAATSGGWNINWFRITRVN; this is translated from the coding sequence ATGAAAACCCCCGCATTGAAGCGTCTGCTGATCGTGTTCGTGGGCGGGCTGTTTGCCGCCGCCACCGCCCAGGCCGACGTGCCTGCCATCTCCACCCAGGGCAACAAAGTCCTGTTCGGCGGGCAGCCGGGCAGCATCGCCGGGCCCAGCCTGTTCTGGAGCAACAACAACTGGGGTGGAGAGCGCTACTACACCGCCGGCGCAGTCGCCACGGTCAAGCGCGACTGGAACGCGAAGCTGATTCGCGCCGCGATGGGCGTCGAGGATGGCGGCGGCTACCTGCAGAACCCGACCGAGAACGTCGCCCGTGTCCGTCGCGTCGTGGAGGAAGCCATCGCCAATGACATGTACGTGATCATTGACTGGCACAGCCACAACGCCGAGCAGCACACCCAGGCCGCCGTGCAGTTCTTCCGCCAGATGGCGCAAGAGTACGGCCGCTACAACCACGTGATCTACGAGATCTACAACGAGCCGCTGCAGGTCAACTGGAGCACCACGATCAAGCCCTACGCCGAGACCGTGATCAATGCCATCCGCGCGGTCGACCCGGACAACCTGATCATCGTCGGCACGCCGCGCTGGTCGCAGGACGTCGACGCCGCCGCGAACGACCCGATCCGCAACCAGCGCAACATCGCCTACACCCTGCACTTCTACGCCGGCACGCATAGGGGTGAGCTGCGCAGCAAGGCGCAGTACGCGCTGGACCGCGGCATCCCGCTGTTCGTCACCGAGTGGGGCACGGTCAACGCCAACGGCGACGGCGGAGTCGATGCCGGCGAAACCCAGGCATGGATGAACTTCCTGCGCACCAACCAGATCAGCCACGCCAACTGGGCGCTCAACGACAAGAACGAAGGCGCCTCGGCGCTGCGCCCCGGCGCCAACCCGAACGGCGGCTGGACGGCGGCCGACTACACCACCTCGGGCAACCTGGTGCGCGGCATCGTCCGTGACTGGCCGGCGATCGGCGGCACCCCGGGCCCCAACCCGACGCCCTGCACCACCCGCGCCGTGCCGGGCACGATCCAGGCCGAAGACTTCTGCAACATGAGCGGCATCCAGACCGAGCCCACCACCGACGCAGGTGGCGGCCGCAACGTCGGTTGGACCGATGCCGGCGACTGGATGACCTATCGCGTCAACGTGCCGGCAGCAGGCCGCTACCGCGTCACCTATCGCGTGGCCTCGCAGGCCAGCACCGGCCGCCTGCGGCTGGAGCGCGCCGGCGGCTCGCCGGTCTTCGGCGACGTCACCGTGCCGAACACGGGCGGCTGGCAGCGCTGGGTGGATGTCTCGCACGAAGTCTCCCTGAGCGCAGGCGAGCAGGACCTCGCGATCTCCGCGCAGGGCGGCGGCTGGAACCTCAACTGGTTCCGCATCGAAAGCACCACGCCGACCCCGCCGCCGCCGACCAACACCGTGATCGCCACGATCCAGGCCGAGGACTTCAGCTACATGAGCGGCGTGCAGACCGGCGGCACCGGCGATGAAGGTGGCGGTCGCGTGGTCGGCTACATCGACGCTGGCGACTGGATGTCGTACTACAACACCCCGGTCACCATTCCGGTGAGCGGCACCTACGAAATCAGCTACCGCGTCTCCAGCGGCGCCAACGGCGGCAGCTTCAAGCTGGAGGAAGCCGGTGGCTCGCCGGTCTACGGCAGCATCAGCTTCCCCGCCACCGGCAGCTGGGAAACCTTTACCACCATCAGCCACCGCGTCCAGCTGCCGGCGGGCACCCGCCGCTTGGCCATCGCAGCCACCTCGGGCGGCTGGAACATCAACTGGTTCCGCATCACCCGCGTCAACTGA
- the hutG gene encoding N-formylglutamate deformylase, with protein MNHSASDVYQLHPGSAPLLISLPHDGTAIPDDIAPHMQDAARRVPDTDWHVATLYDFARELGASLLVPRYSRYVIDLNRPPDGGAMYPGRTETGLCPTIAFSGEPIYREGHAPNAEEIERRRLSYWQPYHAALAGELARLKSAHGHALLWEGHSIRSEVPLLFEGRLPDLNLGTADGASCSSARLDRITTLLGQQTDYSWIANGRFKGGYITRHYGRPAEGVDAIQLELAQLTYMDERSYRYDAVRAGRLQGVLRKMLMAALIRD; from the coding sequence GTGAACCACTCCGCCAGCGACGTCTACCAGCTGCACCCAGGCAGCGCCCCGCTGCTGATCAGCCTGCCGCACGACGGCACGGCGATCCCCGACGACATCGCCCCGCACATGCAGGACGCCGCGCGTCGCGTGCCCGATACGGATTGGCATGTGGCCACGCTGTACGACTTCGCGCGCGAGCTGGGGGCCTCGCTTCTTGTGCCTCGCTACTCGCGCTACGTCATCGACTTGAACCGTCCGCCCGACGGCGGCGCGATGTATCCGGGGCGCACCGAAACCGGCCTGTGCCCGACGATCGCCTTCAGCGGTGAGCCCATTTATCGCGAAGGCCATGCGCCGAATGCAGAGGAAATCGAACGCCGTCGCTTGAGCTACTGGCAGCCTTACCACGCGGCCCTGGCTGGCGAACTCGCGCGATTGAAGTCCGCCCATGGCCATGCCCTGCTTTGGGAGGGCCACAGCATCCGCAGCGAAGTGCCACTGCTGTTCGAAGGCCGCCTGCCGGATCTGAACCTCGGCACCGCCGATGGCGCCAGCTGCAGCAGCGCGCGGCTCGACCGCATCACCACCTTGCTCGGCCAGCAGACCGACTACAGCTGGATCGCCAACGGCCGCTTCAAGGGCGGCTACATCACCCGCCACTACGGCCGCCCCGCCGAAGGCGTCGATGCCATCCAGCTCGAACTCGCCCAGCTCACCTACATGGACGAACGCAGCTATCGCTACGACGCGGTGAGGGCGGGGCGGTTGCAGGGGGTGTTGAGGAAGATGCTGATGGCGGCGCTGATCCGAGACTGA
- a CDS encoding FAD-dependent oxidoreductase — MSQPGIPQDEVLILGGGVIGLCSALYLLEAGRRVRVLERRHIGAGASHGNCGTLTPSHAPPLAAPGVIRKGLRWMLKPDAPLYIKPRLDPALWRWLLRFSARCNRQDWRDSTAKRAVLLNASRQLLAEAVVRHGLDCEHSDTGLTYVFRTQQLFDEIAADLPALAEFGIRAEVHEGARVERDEPALKPGVAGGIYFPDDGHLRPDRYLKALAQRIGALGGEIEEGVSVERIDTAQGRVEGVLTSQGVRRPRDVVFALGAWSPAFADQLGLKLPIQPGKGYSITYTRPGLAPRRPMVLKERSVCVTTWSDGYRLGSTMEFSGYDDSLNRVRLAALERGAAEFLHEPVGGSKQEEWFGWRPMTWDDLPYIGRAPRAQNLVIATGHGMMGVSMSAVSGHLVADLICGREPIIDPEIVSPTRA, encoded by the coding sequence GTGTCGCAGCCCGGCATTCCTCAAGACGAAGTGCTGATTCTCGGCGGCGGCGTGATCGGCCTGTGCAGCGCTCTGTATCTGCTCGAAGCCGGTCGCCGGGTGCGCGTGCTGGAGCGCCGCCACATCGGCGCCGGCGCCTCGCACGGCAACTGCGGCACGCTGACGCCCAGCCACGCACCGCCGCTCGCTGCACCCGGCGTGATCCGCAAGGGCCTGCGCTGGATGCTCAAGCCGGATGCGCCGCTGTACATCAAGCCGCGCCTCGATCCCGCGCTGTGGCGCTGGCTGCTCCGCTTCTCGGCGCGCTGCAACCGTCAAGACTGGCGCGACTCCACGGCTAAGCGCGCGGTGCTCTTGAACGCTTCGCGCCAGCTGCTGGCCGAAGCGGTGGTGCGCCACGGGCTCGACTGCGAGCACAGCGATACCGGTCTGACTTACGTCTTCCGCACGCAGCAGCTGTTCGACGAGATCGCCGCGGACCTGCCCGCACTTGCCGAGTTCGGCATCCGCGCCGAGGTCCACGAAGGCGCACGCGTCGAGCGCGACGAGCCCGCACTCAAGCCCGGCGTCGCGGGCGGCATCTACTTTCCTGATGACGGCCACCTGCGGCCGGATCGCTACCTCAAGGCGCTGGCTCAGCGCATTGGTGCCTTGGGCGGCGAGATCGAGGAAGGCGTGAGCGTCGAGCGCATCGACACCGCGCAGGGCAGGGTGGAAGGCGTCCTCACCAGCCAGGGCGTGAGGCGTCCCCGTGATGTCGTGTTCGCGCTGGGCGCCTGGAGCCCCGCTTTCGCCGATCAGCTCGGCCTGAAGCTGCCGATCCAGCCCGGCAAGGGCTACTCGATCACCTACACCCGCCCCGGCCTCGCGCCGCGGCGACCGATGGTGCTGAAGGAGCGCTCGGTCTGCGTCACCACCTGGTCCGACGGCTACCGGCTGGGCAGCACGATGGAGTTCAGCGGCTACGACGACAGCCTGAATCGCGTTCGCCTCGCTGCCCTGGAGCGCGGCGCCGCCGAGTTCCTGCACGAGCCTGTAGGCGGCAGCAAGCAGGAGGAATGGTTCGGCTGGCGCCCCATGACCTGGGACGACCTGCCCTACATCGGCCGCGCCCCGCGCGCGCAGAACCTGGTGATCGCGACCGGCCACGGCATGATGGGCGTCAGCATGTCTGCGGTCAGCGGCCATCTCGTCGCCGATCTGATCTGCGGCCGCGAGCCGATCATCGATCCCGAGATCGTCAGTCCGACGCGCGCGTAA
- a CDS encoding TraB/GumN family protein, with amino-acid sequence MNRLFVRLALTAAGLLFAATALARPVPLLWVAKKGETEVHLLGSFHMLKEGDYPMDPSIEQAYAGAEALVFEIAPAEMKSPDLSRGLMQAARFEDGGSLRAVLPADTRKKLEAFMGEAAVLGSDGMKPWFITLNLAVSMIVQAGFNPALGMDMHFMQRAEADAKPTRGLETVADQIAALSGAPMNEQILGLEESLRPREEMIQRFDELHGFWRAGDADAIERLMVEELVEKTPVSAKLLNEDRNRRWLPQIEALLAGDEDTLVIVGALHLVGDIGLVELLRARGYSVERVDPTP; translated from the coding sequence ATGAATCGCTTGTTCGTCCGTCTCGCCTTGACCGCCGCCGGCCTGCTGTTCGCCGCCACCGCGCTGGCCCGTCCCGTGCCCCTGCTGTGGGTCGCGAAGAAAGGCGAGACCGAAGTCCATCTGCTTGGCAGCTTCCACATGCTGAAGGAGGGCGACTATCCGATGGACCCGAGCATCGAGCAGGCCTATGCCGGTGCCGAAGCGCTGGTGTTCGAGATCGCGCCGGCTGAGATGAAGTCGCCCGATCTGTCGCGGGGCCTGATGCAGGCCGCGCGCTTTGAAGACGGCGGCAGCCTGCGCGCCGTGCTGCCGGCAGACACCCGCAAGAAACTCGAAGCCTTCATGGGCGAAGCGGCCGTGCTTGGATCGGACGGCATGAAGCCCTGGTTCATCACCTTGAACCTGGCCGTTTCGATGATTGTGCAGGCTGGATTCAACCCGGCGCTGGGCATGGACATGCACTTCATGCAGCGCGCCGAAGCCGACGCCAAGCCCACCCGCGGGCTGGAGACCGTCGCAGACCAGATCGCTGCACTCTCGGGCGCGCCCATGAACGAACAGATCCTCGGGCTGGAGGAGTCGCTGCGCCCGCGCGAGGAGATGATTCAGCGCTTTGACGAGCTGCACGGCTTCTGGCGTGCGGGTGACGCTGACGCGATCGAGCGGCTGATGGTGGAGGAGCTGGTCGAGAAGACGCCGGTTTCCGCCAAGCTGCTCAACGAAGACCGCAATCGCCGCTGGCTGCCGCAGATCGAAGCCCTGCTCGCGGGCGATGAGGACACCCTGGTCATCGTCGGCGCCCTGCATCTCGTCGGCGATATCGGCCTGGTCGAGCTGCTGCGCGCCCGCGGCTACAGCGTCGAACGCGTCGACCCAACCCCATAA
- a CDS encoding DUF1684 domain-containing protein — protein MCVSLVWLGVSALALSGCSVGERQPERADASAPGVQRSEPPAGTTQAPPADWLEALQSFRRQREEGLRSPDGWMALVGLHWLEPGEHSLGSEEGSAVRLAVGPDRLGRIELLPEAMAVRLVLAEGARVLRDGAEVASREVLVLADTTEAPTRLDFDGGSLGLIERGGRYALRVRSPQAPTLLAFKGLNWFAPASRFVTEARFEAHPPGQTIPIVNVLGQVEPMPNPGRLVFEIEGENYALEALGDPQEALFLIFADRSNRRESYGAGRFLYTDKVVDGRVRLDFNRAINPPCAYTEFSTCPLPPPENRLRAFVSAGEARYGHTSDRPAS, from the coding sequence ATGTGCGTATCACTCGTGTGGCTGGGCGTCTCGGCGCTGGCGCTGTCGGGCTGCAGCGTTGGCGAACGCCAGCCCGAGCGCGCGGACGCATCGGCGCCCGGCGTGCAGCGTTCTGAGCCGCCTGCGGGCACGACGCAGGCGCCGCCTGCGGACTGGCTCGAAGCGCTGCAGAGCTTCCGCCGCCAGCGCGAGGAGGGCCTGCGCAGCCCGGACGGCTGGATGGCCCTGGTCGGCCTGCACTGGCTGGAACCCGGCGAGCACAGCCTCGGCAGCGAAGAGGGCAGCGCGGTCCGGCTCGCGGTGGGTCCTGATCGGCTTGGGCGGATCGAACTCCTGCCCGAAGCGATGGCCGTGCGGCTTGTCCTGGCCGAGGGCGCGCGCGTGCTGCGCGACGGCGCCGAGGTCGCGAGCCGCGAGGTCCTCGTCCTTGCAGACACGACCGAAGCGCCCACCCGGCTCGACTTCGACGGCGGCAGCCTGGGCCTGATCGAGCGCGGCGGCCGCTACGCCCTGCGCGTGCGCAGCCCGCAGGCGCCCACGCTGTTGGCCTTCAAGGGCTTGAACTGGTTCGCGCCGGCGTCGCGCTTTGTCACCGAAGCCCGCTTCGAAGCGCATCCGCCGGGTCAGACGATTCCGATCGTCAATGTGCTGGGTCAGGTGGAGCCCATGCCCAATCCGGGAAGGCTCGTGTTCGAGATCGAGGGCGAGAACTACGCGCTCGAAGCGCTGGGCGATCCGCAAGAGGCGCTGTTCCTGATTTTCGCCGACCGCAGCAACCGTCGCGAAAGCTATGGCGCCGGCCGTTTCCTCTACACGGACAAGGTGGTCGATGGCCGCGTGCGGCTCGACTTCAACCGTGCGATCAACCCGCCCTGCGCCTACACCGAATTCAGCACCTGTCCCTTGCCGCCGCCCGAGAACCGCCTTCGCGCGTTCGTCTCGGCGGGCGAGGCGCGCTACGGTCACACCTCCGACCGTCCCGCTTCCTGA
- the mutL gene encoding DNA mismatch repair endonuclease MutL produces MPIQLLPDTLINQIAAGEVVERPASVIKELLENAIDAGASRVEIDLEEGGIRLIRIRDDGCGIPAEELPLALSRHATSKIASLEDLEQVGTLGFRGEALPSIAAVSKFSITSRPTQQATATRVEVEGGRLRAPEPAAHPPGTTIEVRDLFYSVPARRKFLRAERTEYGHAEDLVRTLALARMQVELKLKHNGRISKHYRPVEDETSLGKRLSEALGEDFARGALRIEHEAAGLRLHGWVGLPTASRSQADQQFFFVNGRHVKDRLVAHAVKQAYADVLYHGRHPAFVLFLEIDPRKVDVNVHPAKHEVRFRDGRLVHEFIFRSLHEALAGTRAGALAVGQGGEPGGSAVNGPAVEFQATPMVGAFAERSAQAPGVGPVGYGLQSAGFGQRPQQVGMPLREQIAAYGALYGAPSTPANPLPQQDPSQAPPLGYALAQLHGVYVLAQNAQGLVLVDMHAAHERITYERLKGQREGEGIRAQPLLVPIELAISEREADLAEGEAEALAALGIELQRTGPQSLSIRSVPVLLAGADAKQLVLDVLSDLAEHGRTRRIEEAGNALLSTLACHTSVRANRQLTVAEMNALLRDMEATERSGQCNHGRPTWTQLSVAELDKLFLRGR; encoded by the coding sequence GTGCCCATCCAGCTGCTGCCCGACACCCTGATCAACCAGATCGCCGCCGGCGAAGTCGTCGAGCGTCCGGCCTCGGTGATCAAAGAGCTGCTGGAGAACGCCATCGATGCCGGCGCCTCGCGGGTCGAGATCGATCTGGAAGAGGGCGGCATCCGTCTGATCCGTATCCGCGACGATGGCTGTGGCATTCCCGCCGAGGAGCTGCCGCTGGCGCTGTCGCGGCATGCCACCAGCAAGATTGCGTCGCTGGAAGATCTGGAGCAGGTCGGCACCCTCGGCTTCCGCGGCGAGGCGCTGCCCTCGATCGCCGCCGTCTCCAAGTTCAGCATCACCTCGCGCCCCACACAGCAGGCCACGGCGACGCGCGTTGAGGTCGAAGGCGGCCGCCTGCGCGCGCCCGAGCCCGCCGCGCATCCGCCGGGCACCACCATCGAAGTGCGCGATCTGTTCTACAGCGTTCCGGCGCGACGCAAGTTCCTGCGCGCCGAGCGCACCGAGTACGGCCATGCCGAGGACCTCGTGCGCACGCTGGCGCTGGCGCGCATGCAGGTGGAGCTCAAGCTCAAGCACAACGGCCGCATCAGCAAGCACTACCGTCCGGTCGAGGACGAGACCAGCCTGGGCAAGCGCTTGTCGGAGGCGCTGGGCGAGGACTTCGCCCGCGGCGCGCTGCGCATCGAGCACGAGGCCGCGGGCCTGCGCCTGCACGGCTGGGTGGGCCTGCCAACGGCCTCGCGCAGCCAGGCCGATCAGCAGTTCTTCTTCGTCAACGGTCGCCACGTCAAGGATCGGCTGGTCGCGCATGCGGTCAAGCAGGCCTATGCCGATGTGCTCTACCACGGCCGCCATCCGGCCTTCGTGCTGTTTCTGGAGATCGATCCGCGCAAGGTCGACGTCAACGTGCATCCGGCCAAGCATGAGGTGCGCTTCCGCGACGGCCGTTTGGTGCACGAGTTCATCTTCCGCAGCCTGCACGAGGCGCTGGCCGGGACGCGCGCCGGTGCGCTGGCCGTGGGGCAGGGTGGCGAGCCCGGTGGCAGCGCTGTGAACGGGCCTGCAGTCGAGTTTCAAGCGACGCCGATGGTCGGGGCGTTTGCCGAGCGTTCCGCCCAGGCCCCGGGTGTCGGACCCGTTGGCTACGGCCTGCAGTCGGCCGGCTTCGGTCAGCGTCCGCAGCAGGTCGGCATGCCGCTGCGCGAGCAGATCGCCGCCTACGGCGCGCTCTATGGGGCTCCGTCCACGCCGGCGAATCCGCTGCCGCAGCAGGACCCCAGCCAGGCGCCGCCGCTGGGCTACGCCCTGGCCCAGCTGCACGGCGTCTACGTGCTCGCGCAGAACGCGCAGGGCCTGGTGCTGGTCGACATGCACGCCGCCCACGAGCGCATCACCTATGAGCGGCTCAAGGGCCAGCGCGAAGGCGAGGGCATTCGCGCGCAGCCGCTGCTGGTGCCGATCGAGCTGGCCATCAGCGAGCGCGAGGCGGATCTCGCCGAGGGCGAAGCTGAAGCGCTGGCCGCGCTCGGCATCGAACTGCAGCGCACCGGCCCGCAGTCGCTCAGCATCCGCAGCGTGCCGGTGCTGCTGGCCGGCGCCGATGCCAAGCAGCTGGTGCTGGATGTGCTGTCGGACCTTGCCGAGCACGGCCGCACGCGGCGCATCGAGGAGGCCGGCAACGCGCTGCTGTCGACCCTGGCCTGCCACACTTCGGTGCGCGCCAATCGCCAGCTCACGGTGGCCGAGATGAATGCACTGCTGCGCGACATGGAGGCCACCGAGCGCAGCGGCCAGTGCAACCACGGCCGGCCGACCTGGACACAACTCAGCGTGGCCGAGCTCGACAAACTGTTTCTGCGGGGGCGCTGA